In the genome of Armatimonadota bacterium, one region contains:
- a CDS encoding MFS transporter, with protein MPGLPPTTTMAILQEFRGFTRNARLLLATAFFVGLSMAVGGLFLNFYLQSMGLSQQFIGLANALPSLVLVAVGLPAGRLIDRHGPRWGLLVGTASAAAAALGFALTSVPAALLAFTVIQGVGAAFGFISTAPFQMANSTERERVALFSAQAALITGTAFLGNLVGSRLPAVFGGWLGLPADTLLPLRLTMLVVAALWALAALPIALTGPSVHTGLSAPGLPGALPVGLQPDGTGKAPRRRMLSNPGTVGRLLLPAFLISLGAGQTMPFLNIYVSGKFGVDFRSLGVFFAVGAIGTTLATLAQPRLAARMGKMESVLIVQAASIPFLLILGFVPVFWLVAVSFVVRTALMNMGNPVYQAFAQEQILPGERATYSSLSAIAWSLGWALGSAFSGWWRGLAGFEAGFNTAFGLMAVLYVAAIALMYGFFVRGAGQPKRG; from the coding sequence ATGCCCGGCCTCCCCCCAACCACGACGATGGCCATTCTACAGGAGTTCCGCGGCTTCACCCGCAACGCACGTCTGCTGCTCGCGACCGCCTTCTTCGTCGGGTTGAGCATGGCCGTCGGAGGGCTGTTCCTGAACTTCTACCTACAGAGCATGGGGCTCTCGCAGCAGTTCATCGGGCTCGCCAACGCGCTACCATCCCTTGTTCTGGTTGCGGTCGGGCTTCCGGCCGGCCGGCTCATAGACAGGCACGGTCCTAGATGGGGGCTGCTGGTCGGCACAGCGTCGGCGGCCGCGGCCGCGCTCGGGTTCGCGCTCACCAGCGTGCCCGCGGCACTGCTTGCCTTCACCGTGATTCAAGGAGTGGGCGCGGCGTTCGGGTTCATAAGCACGGCACCGTTTCAGATGGCCAACAGCACCGAGCGCGAGCGCGTTGCCCTGTTCAGCGCCCAGGCTGCCCTGATAACCGGCACTGCCTTCTTGGGCAACCTGGTGGGCAGCCGCCTGCCGGCGGTGTTCGGAGGATGGCTCGGCCTGCCGGCCGACACGCTGCTCCCCCTGCGGTTGACGATGCTGGTCGTCGCCGCGCTTTGGGCGCTTGCGGCGTTGCCGATCGCGCTCACCGGCCCGAGCGTACACACCGGCCTGAGTGCACCTGGCCTGCCAGGAGCCCTGCCCGTCGGGCTGCAGCCGGACGGCACAGGGAAGGCACCCCGCAGGCGCATGCTGTCCAATCCCGGAACCGTCGGCCGGCTGCTCCTGCCCGCGTTCCTGATAAGTCTCGGCGCCGGGCAGACGATGCCGTTTCTCAACATCTACGTCTCAGGCAAGTTCGGCGTGGACTTCCGTTCGCTTGGGGTCTTCTTTGCGGTCGGCGCGATTGGGACCACCCTTGCTACGCTGGCGCAGCCGCGGCTGGCCGCCCGCATGGGCAAGATGGAATCGGTGCTGATCGTGCAGGCGGCCTCGATACCGTTTCTGCTGATCCTGGGCTTCGTGCCCGTGTTCTGGCTCGTTGCCGTCTCGTTCGTCGTGCGCACCGCCCTGATGAACATGGGCAATCCGGTCTATCAGGCCTTCGCGCAGGAGCAGATCCTGCCCGGAGAGCGCGCAACCTACAGCAGTCTGTCCGCCATCGCCTGGAGTCTGGGCTGGGCGCTCGGCTCGGCCTTCAGCGGGTGGTGGCGCGGATTGGCTGGTTTCGAGGCGGGGTTCAACACCGCGTTCGGGCTGATGGCGGTCCTCTACGTTGCGGCGATTGCGCTGATGTACGGGTTCTTCGTGCGGGGAGCCGGTCAACCGAAGCGAGGATAG
- a CDS encoding ABC transporter permease, with protein MQRYLIRRALVTIPILFGITVMSYFIMSLTPGDPVQMLINPGMSQADVEIKRRALGLDRPVHVRYAKWLNELVHGNLGYSYSTGAPVTKRVGERVAPTLTLTVSALVLSYLIAVPIGVVVATRRYTWIDYAATFFAFLGISLPTFFLGLAGIYVFALRLRWLPVGGTMTLGGEGGLLDLLLHLALPATVLAVAGAGALTRYVRSSMLEVLGQDFVRTARAKGLAQAVVLRRHALRNALIPVVTLAGLQIPALLGGAVITEQIFEWPGMGRLTIEAINQRDYPVLMGITLITALLVTLGNLLADITYSLVDPRIRYE; from the coding sequence ATGCAGCGCTACCTGATACGACGCGCGCTTGTAACAATACCCATCCTGTTTGGCATAACGGTGATGAGCTACTTCATCATGTCGCTGACGCCCGGTGACCCGGTGCAGATGCTGATCAACCCCGGCATGAGCCAGGCCGACGTCGAGATCAAGCGGCGTGCCTTGGGCCTGGACCGGCCGGTTCACGTGCGCTACGCCAAGTGGCTCAACGAGCTGGTCCACGGTAACCTCGGGTACTCCTACAGCACGGGCGCGCCTGTCACGAAGAGGGTTGGCGAGCGGGTGGCGCCCACGCTCACGCTGACCGTCTCCGCGCTGGTTCTTTCCTACCTGATAGCGGTTCCCATCGGGGTGGTGGTCGCCACACGGCGGTACACCTGGATTGACTACGCGGCCACCTTCTTTGCCTTCCTGGGCATCAGTCTGCCCACCTTCTTTCTGGGGCTGGCCGGCATCTACGTGTTCGCGCTGCGGCTCCGGTGGCTGCCCGTGGGCGGGACGATGACCCTGGGCGGCGAAGGAGGACTGCTGGATCTGCTCCTGCACCTGGCCCTGCCCGCCACGGTCCTCGCCGTGGCCGGGGCAGGTGCCCTCACCCGGTACGTGCGGTCGAGCATGTTGGAGGTGCTGGGGCAGGACTTCGTCCGGACCGCCCGCGCCAAGGGACTCGCCCAGGCCGTCGTTCTGCGGCGGCACGCGCTGCGCAACGCCCTGATCCCGGTCGTCACGCTCGCCGGGCTGCAGATTCCGGCGCTGCTGGGCGGCGCCGTGATCACCGAGCAGATCTTCGAGTGGCCGGGCATGGGACGCCTCACCATCGAGGCGATCAACCAGCGCGACTACCCTGTATTGATGGGCATAACCTTGATTACCGCGCTGCTGGTGACGCTGGGCAACCTCTTGGCCGACATCACATACTCACTGGTTGATCCCCGCATCCGCTATGAGTGA
- a CDS encoding radical SAM protein — translation MARRTHVTLSGLHLLLTYQCNLECDHCFVWGSTRQSGTMTLRSIRRILRQARSVGTIKSIYFEGGEPLLYYPVLVKGARMAARMGFRVGIVSNAYWATTVEDALAWLRPLAGLIQDLSVSSDLYHWSEKLSQQARDARAAAERLRIPIGTICIAQPEATNAAPATGQLPPGESAVMYRGRAAEKLVARAARHPWEQFTECPHEDLREPGRVHVDSLGNLHICQGIVIGNMLRTPLLKICRTYDPDAHPVTGPLLAGGPAEMVRRYGLAHEELYADACHLCYESRLALRERFPGILAPGQMYGAPEEQ, via the coding sequence ATTGCGAGGAGGACTCACGTGACGCTATCCGGGCTTCATCTGCTACTGACATACCAGTGCAACCTGGAGTGTGACCACTGCTTCGTCTGGGGCAGCACGCGGCAGAGCGGAACGATGACCCTACGGAGCATCCGGCGGATACTCCGGCAGGCCAGGAGCGTAGGCACGATCAAGTCCATCTACTTCGAGGGCGGCGAACCCCTTCTCTACTACCCCGTCCTGGTCAAAGGGGCCCGGATGGCGGCGCGCATGGGCTTCCGCGTTGGCATCGTCTCGAACGCCTACTGGGCGACAACCGTGGAAGACGCGCTGGCGTGGCTGCGCCCTCTCGCGGGGCTGATCCAGGACCTTTCCGTGAGCAGCGACCTGTACCATTGGAGCGAGAAGTTGAGCCAGCAGGCCAGGGATGCGCGCGCGGCGGCAGAGAGACTGCGGATCCCGATCGGAACAATATGCATCGCCCAGCCCGAGGCCACGAACGCCGCGCCGGCGACCGGCCAGTTGCCGCCCGGTGAGTCCGCGGTCATGTATCGCGGGCGCGCCGCGGAGAAGCTGGTCGCGCGGGCCGCCCGGCATCCCTGGGAGCAGTTCACGGAATGCCCGCACGAGGACCTGCGCGAGCCGGGCAGGGTGCACGTTGACTCGCTCGGTAACCTACACATCTGCCAGGGGATCGTGATAGGCAACATGCTCCGGACGCCCCTTCTGAAGATCTGCCGCACCTACGATCCGGACGCGCATCCTGTCACCGGCCCGCTCCTCGCGGGCGGCCCTGCGGAGATGGTCCGTCGCTATGGATTGGCGCACGAGGAACTCTACGCCGACGCGTGCCACCTGTGCTACGAGAGCCGGCTGGCGCTGCGTGAGCGCTTCCCGGGGATACTTGCGCCGGGCCAGATGTACGGAGCGCCCGAGGAGCAGTGA
- a CDS encoding DUF1573 domain-containing protein: MGQSRRVRALVVAAGLLVAGLLVVGGAAWAVWIYTARPAIALDPITLDFGHLSAPMVKTRTVVVRNIGRAPLRIEAISSSCGCTTGKMDATVISAGRAAQMRVAFDTVAHGPQTGPARHAVYLRTNDPRNPEVEIEVRAVVLKGGSP; the protein is encoded by the coding sequence GTGGGGCAGTCGCGACGCGTGAGGGCCCTCGTGGTTGCGGCCGGGCTGCTCGTGGCCGGGCTTCTCGTGGTCGGCGGCGCTGCCTGGGCGGTCTGGATCTACACGGCGCGACCCGCGATTGCGCTGGACCCAATCACGCTCGACTTCGGCCACCTATCAGCACCGATGGTGAAGACAAGGACGGTTGTGGTGCGCAACATCGGGCGGGCGCCGCTGCGCATCGAGGCCATCAGTTCCTCCTGCGGGTGCACGACCGGGAAGATGGACGCCACCGTGATCTCCGCGGGCAGGGCCGCGCAGATGCGCGTGGCCTTTGACACGGTCGCGCACGGACCGCAGACAGGCCCCGCGCGCCACGCCGTCTACCTGCGCACCAACGACCCGCGCAACCCCGAGGTAGAGATCGAGGTCCGCGCAGTAGTCTTGAAGGGAGGCTCGCCATGA
- a CDS encoding ABC transporter permease, translated as MSDRAPSRTASFWSLAFRRFMRHRLAVVGTVALGLLAIMALAAPVLAPQSPTAIDPTTFQGRPSPAHLLGTDSVGRDVLSRLIYAARVSLSVGILAVTMYVVIGTSVGAVAGYYGGTVDLALSRIMDIMLSFPPLIIILFAVSVFGRPSLWNVIIVLGLLGWPAVARLVRGQVLALRQQEFVQAARAIGASDPAVVMRHLLPNAMAPVLVAATFGTANAILVEAALSFLGMGVQPPTPSWGNMLTDAQSLTVLEQMPWLTVGGLG; from the coding sequence ATGAGTGATCGGGCTCCTTCCCGGACCGCTTCCTTCTGGTCGCTTGCCTTCCGGCGGTTCATGCGCCACAGGCTTGCGGTTGTGGGGACCGTCGCGCTGGGACTGCTTGCCATCATGGCGCTGGCCGCGCCCGTGCTGGCGCCGCAGAGTCCGACCGCTATTGACCCGACCACATTCCAGGGGCGACCCTCCCCCGCACACCTCCTCGGTACCGACAGCGTGGGTCGCGACGTTCTCAGCCGCCTGATCTACGCCGCGCGCGTCTCGCTGAGCGTGGGGATCCTGGCCGTCACGATGTACGTCGTCATTGGCACCTCGGTTGGCGCTGTTGCCGGATACTACGGGGGAACCGTGGATCTGGCGCTCAGCCGGATCATGGACATCATGCTCTCGTTCCCGCCTCTGATCATCATCCTGTTCGCGGTCAGCGTCTTCGGTAGGCCCAGTCTGTGGAACGTCATCATCGTGCTGGGTCTGCTGGGATGGCCTGCGGTGGCACGCCTGGTGCGCGGCCAGGTGCTGGCGCTGCGCCAGCAGGAGTTCGTGCAGGCTGCCCGCGCAATCGGTGCGTCGGATCCCGCAGTAGTGATGCGCCACCTTCTGCCCAACGCGATGGCGCCGGTGCTGGTGGCCGCGACCTTCGGGACGGCCAACGCGATCCTGGTGGAGGCGGCGCTGTCCTTCCTGGGGATGGGGGTGCAGCCGCCCACGCCCTCCTGGGGCAACATGCTCACCGACGCGCAGTCGCTCACGGTGCTGGAGCAGATGCCCTGGCTCACTGTAGGTGGATTGGGGTAG
- a CDS encoding M48 family metallopeptidase yields the protein MWARRSTTWSGSYFDGRTANRIPVTITVMATGLRLATVEGTFLWWPYEQLHLAQGALPGEQIRIERGLEPSETLVVSDEAFLSAIREAAPTAGRHLIPMFRRRHWAGVVLLAGAGAVIAGLAIYLWAIPALAEVAAAQMPRAWEERLGQAALESLAPTTLRCADPQRDAALSEIVARLAAAGPGSAYTFRITVVDHPAVNAFAAPGGHLVVYLGMLRATQTPAEMAGVLAHEMQHILHRHGTKALFREVSMRALLSLAVGDAGGLGQALEAAGTLGQLRYRRQDEEAADRDGMSLIQAARIDPNGMIGFLRRLSQEGPGAPHGLAYLSTHPLTAERIRQLERMAARASHAPVALLPEYPWREIGRSCAAAP from the coding sequence ATGTGGGCGCGCCGGAGCACGACATGGTCGGGCTCCTACTTCGACGGCAGGACCGCTAATCGCATTCCGGTCACCATCACGGTGATGGCCACGGGCCTGCGCCTTGCCACCGTGGAAGGCACGTTCCTCTGGTGGCCGTACGAGCAACTCCATCTGGCGCAGGGCGCGCTGCCCGGGGAGCAGATCAGGATCGAACGGGGGCTGGAGCCCTCTGAGACGCTCGTGGTATCCGATGAAGCGTTCCTGTCTGCGATCAGGGAGGCAGCGCCGACCGCAGGCAGGCACCTGATCCCCATGTTCAGGCGGCGGCACTGGGCCGGCGTTGTCCTGCTGGCAGGAGCCGGGGCCGTCATCGCCGGACTCGCGATCTACTTGTGGGCCATCCCGGCGCTGGCCGAAGTGGCCGCAGCGCAGATGCCGCGGGCGTGGGAGGAGCGGCTGGGTCAGGCCGCGCTGGAGTCCCTGGCACCCACCACACTCCGGTGCGCCGATCCACAGCGCGATGCTGCCCTGAGCGAGATCGTGGCCAGGCTGGCCGCTGCGGGTCCTGGGAGCGCCTACACCTTCCGGATCACGGTGGTGGATCATCCCGCGGTCAACGCATTCGCGGCGCCCGGCGGACACCTGGTCGTCTACCTGGGCATGCTGAGGGCGACGCAGACCCCGGCAGAGATGGCAGGGGTGCTGGCCCACGAGATGCAGCACATCCTGCACCGCCACGGCACGAAGGCCCTGTTCCGGGAGGTCTCTATGAGGGCGCTGCTCAGCCTGGCGGTGGGCGACGCCGGTGGGCTGGGCCAGGCCCTGGAAGCAGCCGGGACGCTCGGCCAACTGCGCTACCGACGCCAGGACGAGGAAGCCGCCGACCGCGACGGCATGAGCCTGATCCAGGCGGCGCGCATCGATCCCAATGGGATGATCGGTTTTCTGCGCCGGCTCAGCCAGGAAGGACCAGGCGCGCCACATGGCCTGGCCTACCTGTCAACGCACCCGTTGACCGCCGAGCGAATCAGGCAGTTGGAGCGCATGGCCGCACGGGCCAGCCACGCTCCGGTGGCCCTGCTGCCGGAGTACCCCTGGCGGGAGATCGGGAGGAGCTGCGCCGCCGCGCCGTAG
- a CDS encoding DUF1573 domain-containing protein → MIAAANTLPRGGGVPNGGQRGDTMSKSTGKAHGSAVGQRSTGGRNTGSGKKARGVGLVMLVAAAVLVLTGLLLAAGWQYLPGMPGWPWATGSGRAPLLRVSPGTYELGEVSQAKGIVTVELSAANGGEADLVINEMETSCGCTRAALIVDGKEGPWFGMRGHGEWPVGWSARLRPGERAVLRVQYDPDAHGIYRGPIDRIVVIHSSDPRQPQVQVRLSGTQVP, encoded by the coding sequence ATGATTGCTGCAGCCAATACCCTCCCCCGGGGCGGGGGGGTTCCCAACGGGGGACAACGAGGCGACACCATGAGCAAGAGCACAGGCAAGGCCCACGGATCGGCGGTCGGGCAGCGAAGCACGGGTGGGCGAAACACTGGTAGCGGGAAGAAGGCGCGCGGAGTCGGCCTCGTGATGCTGGTGGCCGCGGCGGTCCTCGTGCTGACCGGCCTCCTCCTGGCAGCGGGCTGGCAGTACCTGCCCGGCATGCCGGGGTGGCCCTGGGCGACCGGATCCGGCCGGGCTCCATTGCTGCGCGTTTCTCCGGGCACCTACGAGCTCGGCGAGGTCAGCCAGGCCAAGGGAATCGTGACCGTGGAGTTGTCGGCGGCAAACGGCGGAGAGGCAGATCTGGTAATCAACGAGATGGAGACCTCGTGCGGTTGCACCAGGGCGGCCCTGATCGTGGACGGCAAGGAAGGCCCGTGGTTTGGCATGAGGGGACACGGCGAGTGGCCGGTCGGGTGGTCGGCCCGCCTGCGTCCGGGAGAGCGGGCGGTCCTGCGCGTGCAGTACGATCCGGATGCGCACGGCATCTACCGGGGCCCGATTGACCGGATTGTGGTCATTCACTCAAGCGACCCGCGGCAACCTCAGGTCCAGGTCCGCCTTTCCGGAACGCAGGTTCCGTAG
- a CDS encoding type II toxin-antitoxin system PemK/MazF family toxin, with protein MARILRGEIRWADLSPARGHEQVGQRPVLILSQDVFNERSGTVIAVAITSQPQRAGFPLTHLLQSAGLPKPSWVKISQIRTLAVERIGKKLGNARNEDIAQVVEGLNEIIGL; from the coding sequence ATGGCCCGAATACTGAGAGGCGAGATCCGCTGGGCCGACCTCAGTCCGGCCCGCGGCCATGAACAGGTTGGTCAGCGCCCAGTTCTCATCTTGAGCCAGGACGTCTTCAACGAACGTTCCGGGACCGTTATCGCAGTTGCGATCACCAGCCAGCCCCAGCGCGCAGGCTTCCCGCTCACACACCTACTTCAGTCAGCAGGGCTTCCGAAGCCGTCTTGGGTCAAGATCAGTCAGATCCGAACCTTGGCGGTTGAGAGAATAGGAAAGAAGCTGGGAAACGCGAGAAACGAGGATATTGCCCAGGTGGTCGAAGGCTTGAATGAAATCATCGGACTCTAA
- a CDS encoding DUF898 domain-containing protein, with protein MVLARRGNPLPGPGARPSPGSRTHARAMPPSAETNGPKGVTGWAAEPRRMDTLRTDAAGGSETGLSFHGHGGTLFGIHVINLLLSVLTLGVYYFWGKVRVQRFLHSQMEFDGDRFAYHGTGVELLIGFLKTLGLVVLGVIGLALLQLSGARPETVAAATLLIYPVLLVVVPVAIAGSRRYRLSRASWRGIRFSFRGQTAAFVRLFVSGALLSVVTFGVYYPFFYNNMWRFLMNNTYYGTARFEYDGTGADLFGRFLLAMVLTPLTLGIYWFWFAAHRQRYMWAHTSFAASRFRCTVTGGRLFRLNLGNGLLLVITLGLALPWVQARNIRFLCGTLAVEGLPVMDAIRQEAQAASPTGEAIADFLGLDFPGLAPGW; from the coding sequence ATGGTTCTTGCGCGGCGCGGGAATCCCCTCCCTGGGCCCGGCGCCAGACCTTCTCCGGGCTCGCGGACGCATGCGCGCGCAATGCCCCCGAGCGCCGAAACCAATGGCCCGAAAGGGGTCACCGGGTGGGCCGCCGAACCCCGCCGCATGGACACCTTGCGGACCGACGCAGCAGGCGGATCGGAGACAGGGCTCTCGTTCCACGGCCACGGCGGAACCCTCTTCGGGATTCACGTTATCAACCTGCTCCTTAGCGTCCTCACCCTGGGGGTCTACTACTTCTGGGGCAAGGTCAGGGTGCAGCGCTTCCTTCACAGCCAGATGGAGTTCGATGGAGACCGGTTCGCCTACCACGGCACCGGCGTCGAACTGCTGATCGGGTTCCTCAAGACGCTCGGGCTGGTCGTGCTGGGCGTCATCGGCCTGGCCCTGCTCCAGCTCTCCGGTGCTCGGCCCGAGACCGTGGCTGCTGCCACGCTACTGATCTATCCTGTGCTGCTCGTGGTGGTCCCTGTGGCCATCGCCGGGTCGCGCCGGTACCGGCTGAGCCGCGCCTCGTGGCGGGGCATCCGGTTCTCGTTCCGAGGGCAGACAGCAGCGTTCGTCCGGCTGTTCGTCTCCGGGGCGCTGCTGAGCGTGGTTACCTTCGGCGTGTACTACCCCTTCTTCTACAACAACATGTGGCGGTTCCTGATGAACAACACCTACTACGGGACTGCACGGTTCGAGTACGACGGGACCGGCGCGGACCTGTTCGGCCGGTTCCTCCTGGCAATGGTACTGACGCCGCTGACCCTTGGGATCTACTGGTTCTGGTTTGCCGCGCATCGGCAGCGGTACATGTGGGCACACACATCGTTTGCGGCCTCGCGGTTCCGCTGCACCGTGACAGGGGGCCGGCTGTTCCGGCTCAACCTAGGCAACGGGCTTCTCCTGGTCATCACCCTGGGACTGGCGCTCCCATGGGTACAGGCACGCAACATCCGGTTCCTTTGCGGTACTCTTGCCGTCGAGGGTCTGCCGGTGATGGACGCCATCCGGCAGGAAGCCCAGGCGGCTTCGCCGACGGGTGAAGCGATAGCCGATTTCCTGGGCCTGGACTTCCCCGGCCTGGCCCCGGGCTGGTAG
- a CDS encoding protein-L-isoaspartate(D-aspartate) O-methyltransferase, whose translation MRCIVSLAAIVILAAPAVAADRYVESRRIMVESQIKARGVRDERVLRAMLTVPRHRFVPERHLHQAYNDHPLPIGFGQTISQPYIVALMSEEAAVRPGQRILEIGTGSGYQAAILAELTDHDRVYTVEIIEPLAQSAARRLRELGYGKVRTRTGDGYLGWPDAAPFDAILVTAAPDHVPPPLVQQLKEGGRMVVPVGPPGLVQTLWRITKEGGQLKFHSLGAVMFVPLARR comes from the coding sequence ATGCGCTGTATCGTTTCACTTGCCGCCATTGTTATCCTTGCCGCTCCCGCAGTGGCCGCCGATCGCTATGTAGAGTCCCGCCGCATCATGGTGGAGAGCCAGATCAAGGCGCGCGGGGTGCGCGACGAGCGCGTGCTGCGCGCGATGCTGACCGTGCCCAGGCACCGCTTCGTGCCCGAGCGCCACCTTCACCAGGCCTACAACGACCACCCGCTGCCCATCGGATTCGGCCAGACGATCTCGCAGCCCTACATCGTGGCGCTGATGTCCGAGGAGGCGGCGGTGCGGCCAGGGCAGCGCATCTTGGAGATCGGTACCGGCTCCGGCTACCAGGCCGCCATCCTGGCCGAGTTGACCGATCATGACAGGGTCTACACCGTTGAGATAATCGAGCCGCTGGCGCAGTCCGCGGCGAGGCGGCTGCGAGAACTGGGCTACGGCAAGGTACGGACGCGCACCGGTGACGGCTACCTGGGCTGGCCCGATGCCGCGCCGTTCGACGCGATCCTGGTGACCGCAGCGCCGGACCACGTGCCGCCGCCTCTGGTTCAGCAACTCAAGGAAGGCGGACGGATGGTGGTGCCGGTGGGTCCGCCCGGGCTCGTGCAGACGCTGTGGCGGATCACGAAGGAGGGCGGCCAGTTGAAGTTCCACAGTCTGGGGGCGGTGATGTTCGTGCCGCTGGCGAGGAGGTAA
- a CDS encoding type II toxin-antitoxin system HicB family antitoxin, whose protein sequence is MNKYETIIYRSEEDRAFVAEVPELPGCAAHGATQETALANAQEAIRLWLDTAREFGDPIPEPRGRRLILA, encoded by the coding sequence GTGAACAAGTACGAAACCATCATCTACCGGAGCGAAGAAGACCGAGCGTTTGTTGCTGAAGTGCCAGAGTTGCCGGGTTGCGCAGCGCACGGTGCAACGCAGGAAACCGCCCTGGCCAATGCACAGGAGGCCATTCGCCTTTGGCTCGATACCGCCAGGGAATTCGGCGATCCAATCCCCGAACCAAGAGGGCGGCGTCTCATTCTTGCCTAG
- a CDS encoding M20/M25/M40 family metallo-hydrolase — protein sequence MDDIFAHMDARFEDHISRVRSFVSQPSISGEGTGMAEMAELVRDSILRLGGTAEIVPTPGWPVVFGEVAAGAPRTLLLYGMYDVQPVEGEEWIAPPFAGEIVDLPEFGPSMVARGVYNTKGPLAGLFNVLESIRAVRGRLPVNVKFVVEGEEELSSRNLPGFIEAYKDRLGADATYFPFYSQNRDGKPVLWLGVKGIQYFEIACRGGAWGGPRTRGVHGCNAVWVGNPIWRLTRALATMMDDAEQIQIDGFYDDVTPPSAEDEALLQQLARTFDPANELWMWDAERFKYDLHGADLLRRYLYDPQLNIDGIWGGYTGPGMKTLLPHEVRVKMDVRLVPNMEPERVRQRIRYHLGRIGRGDLDVHFYEGYPAAKTSVGEHVVQSLIRSCRSLGAEPEIWPHVAGSAPLYLFSRVLKQPFATGGLGHGGRPHSPNEYATVEGTRLFERSVARFIYEFAGM from the coding sequence ATGGATGACATCTTCGCCCACATGGACGCCCGGTTCGAGGACCACATCTCACGCGTGAGGTCGTTCGTCAGCCAGCCCAGCATCAGCGGCGAGGGAACCGGAATGGCAGAGATGGCCGAGCTGGTCCGCGACTCAATCCTGCGGCTGGGTGGGACCGCGGAGATCGTCCCGACTCCCGGATGGCCGGTTGTCTTTGGCGAGGTGGCCGCGGGCGCGCCCCGCACCCTGCTGCTCTATGGAATGTACGATGTGCAGCCGGTCGAAGGGGAGGAGTGGATCGCCCCTCCGTTTGCGGGCGAGATCGTTGATCTGCCCGAGTTCGGGCCCAGCATGGTGGCCCGCGGCGTGTACAACACCAAGGGGCCGCTGGCCGGGCTCTTCAACGTTCTGGAGAGCATACGGGCGGTGCGCGGACGGCTCCCGGTGAACGTGAAGTTCGTGGTGGAGGGAGAGGAAGAACTCAGCAGCCGCAACCTGCCCGGGTTCATCGAGGCTTACAAGGACCGTCTGGGCGCCGATGCCACGTACTTTCCCTTCTACTCTCAGAACCGCGATGGCAAGCCAGTACTGTGGTTGGGCGTAAAGGGCATCCAGTACTTCGAGATCGCGTGCCGTGGGGGCGCCTGGGGAGGTCCCCGTACGCGGGGCGTGCACGGGTGCAACGCGGTCTGGGTGGGCAACCCGATCTGGCGGCTGACCCGCGCCCTGGCCACCATGATGGACGATGCCGAGCAGATCCAGATCGACGGCTTCTATGACGACGTGACCCCGCCCAGCGCCGAGGACGAGGCGCTCCTCCAGCAACTGGCCCGGACCTTCGATCCGGCTAACGAGCTGTGGATGTGGGACGCCGAACGGTTCAAGTACGACCTACACGGCGCCGACCTGCTGCGCCGTTATCTCTACGACCCGCAGCTCAACATTGACGGCATCTGGGGCGGCTACACCGGTCCAGGGATGAAGACGCTCCTCCCTCACGAGGTGCGCGTCAAGATGGACGTGCGCCTCGTGCCCAACATGGAACCGGAGCGGGTGCGCCAGCGCATCCGGTACCATCTGGGAAGGATCGGGCGCGGTGACCTCGACGTGCACTTCTATGAGGGCTATCCCGCGGCCAAGACCAGTGTCGGCGAGCACGTGGTCCAGTCGCTAATTCGCTCGTGCAGGTCGCTGGGTGCCGAGCCGGAGATCTGGCCGCACGTGGCCGGGAGTGCGCCGCTCTACCTGTTCAGCAGGGTCCTCAAGCAGCCGTTTGCCACGGGCGGCTTGGGGCACGGCGGACGCCCCCACAGCCCCAACGAGTACGCGACCGTGGAAGGGACGCGGCTGTTCGAGCGGTCCGTCGCGCGGTTCATTTACGAGTTTGCGGGAATGTAG
- a CDS encoding ribbon-helix-helix protein, CopG family: MARSKVAISLDETVLARLDRLVRERVFPNRSRAIQEAVSEKLQRLERNRLARECAKLDPGFEKALAEEGLSRELTEWPEY; this comes from the coding sequence ATGGCGAGGTCTAAGGTCGCAATATCACTCGACGAGACTGTGCTCGCTCGGCTCGACCGGCTCGTCCGGGAGCGGGTGTTCCCGAATCGCAGCCGAGCCATTCAGGAGGCCGTGTCCGAGAAGCTCCAGCGCCTTGAGCGGAATCGGTTGGCGCGCGAGTGCGCCAAGCTTGACCCTGGTTTCGAGAAGGCGCTGGCCGAGGAGGGGCTTTCCCGGGAGTTGACTGAATGGCCCGAATACTGA